The Spirosoma sp. SC4-14 DNA window TGTGGAATCAGGAAATATCGTACGCTTCTTTTCGGCTCCCCTACTCGCTGCTACACCAGGATAGTCGCAACAGACGGGGGAAATATTTTAAAAAAAGTCAATATTTTTTCAGTATCGTCATTAAAATGCAGTATATCAGCATATTACAACAATAAACAGCAACTAAATCTGGGCTATCACAAACCTATACCAACGTACTATTCATTCCCCACAAAAAAATAAAAGCTCTCTTCCTTGACATAATTAAAATAAACTCAGACTATTGTAGTGTATTAGTTAAGTAGTACACCACAACTCATAACCATGATTCACCTTACGAATGTGACGTTTGGCTACAACCGAAGGCAGCCCCTTTTTCAAAACCTAAACATTTCGCTCCAGCCGGGGACTATTTATGGGCTACTCGGCAAAAACGGAGCCGGAAAATCGAGTCTCCTGCGGTTAATGGGTGGCTTGCTCTATCCAACATCGGGGCAACTAACTGTAGCCGGTTTTGAACCACGCAAACGCCTGCCCGCTTTTCTGCAGGAATTGTATTTCATTCCGGAAGAAATCTACCTGCCCGCCATCAGCATCCAGCGGTATATCGATACGCTGGGGCCATTTTACCCCAATTTCGATGAAGCTCAGTTTCGCCAATATCTTACCGACTTCGATATTCCTCAACACCAGAAACTGACGGCTATGTCGTACGGGCAGAAAAAGAAAGTCATTATCAGCTTTGGCCTAGCCACCAACACCCGAATCCTGATTATGGACGAACCAACAAACGGGCTCGATATTCCCTCAAAAAAGCAGTTTCGAAAAGTCGTTTCGTCGGTAGTGGATACCGATCGACTACTGTTGATTTCGACTCATCAGGTTCGCGATCTTGACAACTTGATTGATGCGGTTATTATACTCGACGATAGCGAAGTTCTGCTCAATCACTCCCTGGCCGACATTGGTCACCGGCTACTATTCAATACGGTTTCGGCCGTTACGGAGCCCGTTTTGTATGCCGAACCGTCGTTACGAGGCCATGCAGTTGTGATGGAAAATCGGATGCAGGAAGACAGTAAAGTCGATCTGGAACGCTTATTCAATACCACTATTTCGAACCGCGAACGAATTAAAGTTTTGTTTCATTAAGCCGTATGCCGATCCGCCCTATCCTCACCCTGATCAGCCTGCTACTAGTGGCTCTATCGGGCAGTGCTGTTCCTTTTTGCCATAACCTCATGTGGTGGCACGTACCTATATTCTAGTTTTTTCCTATTATGAATCAAATATTTAGCCTCCACCGATTCGGGCTGCTCCTGAAATTGCACCTGTCCGAACATCTCCGAACCTATCTGATGGGCATTAGCCTGCTATTCGGCATCTGGATTGTTTTGATGGCACCAACGGCTATCAAGACCACACACTTCCACGAATCGCTGTATCGAGCCCATGGCGTTTTTTTCGGGGCTGTTTTTTGCGGAGCGGGAGCCTGGTTTGCCAGCGAAGCCTTTCGGGTTGTCAGCACACCTACACGCGGTATTCCTTACCTGACCTTACCGGCTTCTCAACTCGAAAAATTTCTGGTTGCCGGCCTGATGATTGCAGCTTTTATGCTGATTGCTACAGCCGTTTTTTACACTGTTGAAGGCACTTTTTTTTCGTTTATCAATTCGCGCCTGCCACAAGGTGAGCCATCGTATAAACTACTCGATTTAAGCAACCCAGCCGTACCTCCCGAATTTTCCCTGGCCATTCTGTTGGGTCTTCCATTCTTTTTTCTGGGTTCGATCTATTTCGACAAAGTGCCCTTTGTTAAAACCGGCGTTATTGCCTTTCTCATTCTGTTTGTAAGCGTATTTCTGAATGAGATACTGGTTGGACAGTTATTTCCCAAACGCAATTACTATGGATCTTCCCTATTTCGGGAAGTTCATTTTGTGCAGAATAATACCTGGTATGAAATCGAACTCACCGACCTGCCCAAACTAGCCGTCAACGGCATACTGCTTCTGATTGCACTGGGGCTTTGGTATACGGCTTATATTCGGTTTAAAGAGAAAGAAATATAGTTATGGATTTTCGCGATAAACAAGCCATCTATAGTCAAATCGCCGACTATGTGTGCGAAAAGATTCTGCTGCGACAGTGGCCACCGGGCGAGCGTATCCCATCGGTTCGCGATCTGGGTGTAGAACTGGAAGTAAACCCCAACACAGTGGTTCGGGCCTACGATTTTCTTCAGCAGAAAAGCATCATTTTCAACAAACGCGGCCTCGGCTATTTTGCTGCCGACGATGCTCCTGATCGGATTACGGCTTACCGCCGGGAACAGTTTCTGGAAGCCGAGCTACCCGTTTTTTTTCGGACGCTCTACCTTCTCAACATCGACCTGAAAGAGATCGAACAGCGCTACGACGAATTTGTTAAAGCCGAGTTCAATTAAGTACCCGCAGCATAGCTCCAAACTAATTCAAAACGGCCTTCGCCTAACATCATGAAAACAAGCAATACACTGCTCATTGGGCTGCTCGTTGTGAGTCTGCTGACACTGGTTGGCTCTACAATGGCCCTCAGAGCTGAATATGATAAAATTGACTTTAATGATCCGTTTTACGGTTATTCGTCGACCCTCATAAAGCCCTTCCGAGTGCTGAAAATCGAAGGTATTTATCCACTGGTGCCCAACACTAAAACCACCGCCCAACCACTAACCAGCGAGACAACACTAGGTATAGAGGCAGGAAAAACGTTCGAGGTTCGGCTTCAAAAAAATAGTAAGCGTTCGTTTACGTACCGATACGTAGGCGATACGTTACTGGTCCGCTACGAACCCGAACGAACCTTCTGGCCAATTGCTACAGATAACCTGTTTGACGAAAAGCCATTTGCTTATATCATCGTTCCGACGCTACAAACGATCATTGCCAATGGTTCTACCTGCGTTGTGAAAGGATTAACTACTGAGCAACTGGCCATCAGGGCGCACAACAGCCGATTGCTGCTTAAGCAAACCACAATAGGCGACTTACGTTCTATTGGCGACATGGGAAGTCTGCTACGAACAGCCACTTCCAACCGCATTGGCACCGCAACCATTGCCTCGCACGACAGCACAGGTTTCGTTGCCGACCGCGATGTTTTTGACAAATTAGACTTGCAGAACGACAGCTTATCCGTCATTAAAGTACCCGCAGCACTGCTGAAAAAATTATAAAGACCTATGTTCCTGTCTAAAACAAGATCTTGCCGTTTGCCTTTACATAAAGCATAAAGCAGCAGGATTTTGTTTTAGACGACAGGAATTATAGAATCTCAGGCTGCGTGGCCTCCACGGCCAGCATATAAACCGTCATCGACTCGCCAGTCGTAGCAATCCAGTTGTCGTAATCGGCAATGGCCTGTAGCCGCAACGCTTCGGTAATGTAGCCTGCCTGAACCAGTTGCGGCCCACGCAATTCAGCCACTACGGCCCATAGCCGACTATCGACTGCAAAAGACGGCTCACTGCGCTGCGTTACTTCAAACTGCGGTTCGACCCGAATATCCGAAAAGCCAACCGTACGCATTAACGCTTCCAGATGATCGGCAATGGCATTGTCGAAACCCGCGTCGGTCCGCCATTGCAGAAAAGCGGCATAAAATGTTTTCATGGAAGCAGGCGGTTCGGGTTGCCAGCTAATTTTCTCGTGGTTAAAATCAAGAATCGCCAGACAGCCGCCCGGTTTAACCAGCCGTTTCATGTTCGCTAAGGCAGCGGTCGGGTCGGCCAGCCATTGAAGCGTTCGGGCGCAAGTCACCAGATCGAACTGCTCGTCGGTATCGAATGTATAGACATCACCCGGTCGAAACGAAAGCCCTGGCAGGGCAATATGGTTTCGTGTGGCTTGCTCGATCAATGCCGGATTTGGATCAATGCCGACCACCCGGCCAGCAGGCCCTACTTTTTCGGCAATACTGCGGGTTATAGCTCCTGTTCCGCAACCTACATCCAGCACCGATAGCCCCGGCTGAAGGTATTTCAACAGATTCCGATTGGCATTGTCGACAGTTCGTCGTTCGATAACCGGATTGTGGGCGGCAGGCATATTGGCCCGTTCGGTTGCGGCTTGGTTGGTCATTGCGGTATGAGTTTGCCGCAAGTACGCATTTATTCTTTCAGAAGTCCACTCGACTCATGTACTGCTAAGCATCTGTTTATGTCGCTTCAGCCAATCCAATCGGCAGTTCAACCATAGCCCAATTGATTTCCCCGATCGAATTTGCCCAATTTTAGACCATCGTTCAGCAAGAACAAGACAGCAAATCAGGTGTGCCAATTTATTGTCCACAGAGGCACAGAGGACACAAAAAGAGTTATTCAGTTTAATAAACACCCCTTTGTGATCTCAGTGCCTTTGTGGACAACAAGTTTATATACTAGCAATGAACCAGCGAAGGCTGTTTTTGATAATACGCATACAGGGATCAGGTGTAGTATAATAAAGAGCGGATGGGCATCGACCTACCGCTCTTTTTTTAGCCCTAATATCCATCAGTTCATCACGGGTTTCTACCGCTTCAATACGTTTGCTATTGATGGAGTGATCAACTCAGCGACAATTTTGCCTCGGCTTGAATGCCATATCATATCACTCTTTTTACCAACAACTCATGAAAAAAGTGTTTAAAATTGTTGGAATCGTGCTGGGTTGCCTGGTGCTGGCAGCAGCGGGTTTCTGCGCCTATGTTGCCGTAACGGGCCTGCCTACCTACGATCCACCGGCCACACCGAAGATAACCGTTGCCCGCACGCCAGCCCGTATCCAGCGCGGTGAAGCCATTGCCCAGATGCTTTGCATAAAATGCCATGCCGATAAAGAGAACCGGCTGACAGGCAATGAAATGACCGACCTACCCGCATTTTTCGGCAAAATTTATACGGTTAACATCACACAGGATAAAGAAGCCGGAATTGGCAACTGGACCGACGGCGAACTTATCTACTATCTCCGAACAGGGGTTCGACCCGATGGGTCCTTTGCACCTGTTATGCCCAAATTCCCAATCATGGCCGACGAAGATATGGAGTCGATTGTAGCCTGGCTTCGCTCCGATAGCTTTTCGGTACAACCTAGCCGGAACGAAACTCCTCCCTCAGAATATAGTTTTGTCACTAAGCTGCTGGCTCACACCGTTTTGGGTGCAGTTCCCTACAAGCAGGAGTTGAGAACCATCCCCGATAGTACGGACGAGGTAGCCTTTGGACGCTATGTAGCCAATGGGCTGGCAAGCTGTTTTGCCTGTCATTCGGCCGATTTCACGAAACAGGACCGGGCTACTCCCGAGCTATCGGCAGGCTTTTACGGCGGTGGTAACGAGATGAAAGATGAAGCCGGAAACATCATTTATACGGCAAACCTGACCTTCGATGAGCAAACGGGCATTGCCCGCAAATACACCAAAGAGCAATTCATCAAAGCCGTAAAATACTGCGTTCGGCCCGATGGCTCGGTGTTGAGCTATCCTATGCCTCCGCACACTACCCTTACCGACTACGAAGCAGGCTCGATCTACGAATATCTCAAAACGATTCCCAAAATTAATAACGACGTAGCTGCCAAAAACAAACAGGCCCGGCTGGCTTCCAACTAACCCAACCCGCCACTGGATTATGGTGGCGGGAACCTCAGCAACACCCTCTTTTTAACAACAACTACAATGAACAACAAACGTATTCTTTTCGCCACTATGCCTATGGATGGCCACCTGAACCCGCTCACGGGGCTTGCAGTTCACTTACAACAAGTTGGCTATGACGTTCGGTGGTATACAGGACCAACCTACGCTTACAAAATCAAAAAGCTGGGAGTTCCCTATTATCCGTTCCGAAAGGCTACGGAAATTAATCAGCTCAATCTGGACATTGCCCTGCCCGAACGCCAGAAAATTAAAGGCACTATTGCCCGACTGCGGTTTGATATTAACAACGTTTTTCTGCATCGGGCACCCGAATTTGTCGAAGATTTGCTTGGCATTTATGATGAGTTTCCGTTCGATCTGCTGGTGTGCGATGCGGTGTTTACGGGTGCGCCGTTTATCAAACAACTGCTTGGCGTTCCGGTGGTGGCAGTTGGGGTAGTCCCTCTCAGTGAAACCTCACAGGATACGCCCCCCAGTGGCATGGGACTGGAACCGGCCACGAATCTCCTGGGAAAACAGTGGCATCGCTTCCTTCGCTACCTGACGATTAACCACTTACTAAAACCATGCACGGATCTATACAACCAGCTATTGGTCCAGCATAAGTTGCCGACCACCTCCGAATTCGTTTTCGACGCCTTCATTCATAGCGCCGATGTGTATTTGCAGAGTGGAGTACCCGGTTTTGAATACCCGCGCCGGGATATAAGCCCCAACATCCAGTTTGCAGGCCCAATGCTCCCTCATAACAATGGCCCAAAACATCCATTCCGGTATGTGGCCAAATCCAGATTGCATAAACGTGTGGTACTGGTGACGCAGGGAACCGTTGAGCGCGACCCGGAGAAAATTCTGGTGCCGACACTGGAAGCGTTCAAAAACGATCACGAAACGCTGGTCATTGCCACTACGGGCGGCTCAAAAACGAACGAATTGCGCGAGCGGTTTCCGTATGAAAATCTCATTATTGACGATTTTATCGATTTCAATGCCGTGATGCCTCATACCGATGTGTATGTTACCAATGGCGGCTATGGTGGTGTCATGCTCGGTTTGCAAAACAAGCTGCCCGTTATTGTAGCCGGCATTCACGAAGGGAAAAACGAAATTGCCGCCCGCGTTGGTCATTTTAGACTTGGTATCAATCTGAAGACCGAAACGCCCAAACCGAATCAGATTCGTAACGCTGTGGAGCAGATTTTACACGACGATACCTACCGCCAGAATGTCGCGAAACTTGCTCAGGAGTTCCGGCAGTATAACCCCAACGAACTCGCCGAAAAAGCCATCGCTAAACTATTGACCAACAGGGAGAAGGCTCCAGAACTAGTTGCATAACAGCCTAATCATTCGTTAATTGTCGTTAGTCATTGGATACTACTTTTCGCATGGCTAATGACAATTGACCAATAACCAATGGCGATTGGCTACTACCTCATGACGGTTCATCGCCCTTATATACCGGTTGGTGGGCCAATCCATACGTTTTATCAGGAACACTCTTTGTATCACCAGAAAGGGGTTTGACCTTCATAAGTTGTCCCTACCTTTGTGTGCTTACAACCTGGTTAGCCCTGCATGACGTACGAAACATGGGTTCTGGTGTTTCTGGGAATGCTTACGGCCATGCTACTGTACAATGCTGTTCAGTGGTTGTGGTATCAAGAGCGTGTGTATGCCCTATACACGCTCTACATGCTTGTGTGGCTGGCTTATTTTCTGCTCCGAAATCCATCACGGACGCTTGAGCTGCCAACAAATGACTGGTATTTCCTGAGAACAGTCGGCCCGATGGTGGCTTACTTCATTTATTTCGATTTTACGACCTCTTTTCTGGATCTGCATCGCCGGGCACCAGCTCTGGTAGGCATCTTTCGGTATACGCAGATTGGTCTGCTGGCCTATGTGCTGGTCGAAATCATTTTCTGTTTCGCTACCGATCTGTGGGCAAAACCTGTGCACGAAATTGTACATACGATAGTACGGGTAGCACTGGCACTAATTTCAGTTTATACCGTTGTCCGGGTTTACAACCATCGAAATGCCGTCGATCGGTTGTTTATTACGGGCTCTTCGCTGCTTATTCTGGGCGGACTGGCATCCATGTTGCTCAGTATTTTCTGGCTCGACCTATCCGCTCCCGATCCAGCAATGTTCTGGCAGGCCCCACTTACGTACCTGCATATTGGCATTTTTCTTGAACTCCTGTGCTTTTCGCTGGGCCTTGCCTATCGACACCGTCAGGAATCGATTCGAAAGGCTGTTGTTGAAAAAAATCTGGAAAAAGAACGCGAACAACGGCTCCGCGAGCAGGCCGAAGCCGAACTGGCTGTTCAGCAACTAAAACAGGAAATGACCGAAGTTCAGATGCGGGCCTTACAGGTCCAGATTAGTCCCCATTTTCTGTTCAATAGTCTGAACACACTTTCCTCGCTCATTACCGACGACCCCGACCGGGCCGAGCGTTTTGTCGATGAGATGTCTAACGTATATCGGTATCTGCTCCAGGCCAACGACCGCGAACTCACTACGCTGGCCACCGAAATGCGGTTTGTTCAATCTTATTACCATTTGTTGAAAACCCGCTATGGCCACGGCATTGTTCTGACGGTCGATATTGCCGATACCTACCAAACATATCAGTTACCTCCGCTCACACTGCAATTACTTATCGAAAATGCGGTAAAACACAATGTCGTTTCGTCCGACCGGCCTCTCACAATTCATATTGCTATCGACGGACCTAAATCACTGTGTATCAGAAATAATATTCAGCGAAAAATTGGTGTGCAACACACATCTACGCAAAAAGGGCTGCTGAACATTATGGAGAAATATCGGCTGCTCAATCAGCCCCCGATTCAGATTACGGAAACCGACGAATACTTCGAAGTTATTCTTCAACTGATCGATCCAGCCTGAATCCTTTTCTTACCGATTCATGGTCGGGAAACTGCATTTCATCGGAATCCCGATTGATTTTGGGCTCTGCCAACCGCCATCTTTGACACGTCAACCGGCAACCACCGTTTGTTGACACTCTCAATCCTCTTTTTCAAACAACAACTATTTATGAAACGGTTTACCTCCTTTATACTGGCCCTGGCGGCCGCGCTGATGGTTATAACATCGGCCTGTAAGAAAGAAAACGAAACGATGGTGCAACCCGATGGCACTACAACAGGCTCGGGAACGCCGGTTTTCGTTGGCAAAAATCTGATGATGAGTTCATTCCAGACCGACCCTATTATTGATATGGATGGCGACGGCAAACTGGACCCCGATCTGCTGGTCTTCATGCGCCCCTGCGACAAAGACAACACCATTATGTTCGAGAAAAGTGGAAAGCTATCGGGCAGCAACGGGCAACTGTCCTGCTCGGGCGACGAAACCGATCCGTCGGTTGTGAAACCCAGCACCTGGACCTACGACGAAAAAACCAAAACGCTGCGTATCATCAACAGTGCCGATCTTACGGATGTATCGGAATGGAAAGTACTCGAAGCATCAGCCAGCATGTTAAAGGTCGAGGTCTCAGTTAGCGAAGATGGCGACGCTCACAAGGCCATCATGACCTGGAAAGTTGTGTGATAGTTAGGTTAGTAGATAGGCGGATGGGTAATCGGGGCTTTCCTGATTACCCATTTTTTTGTTG harbors:
- a CDS encoding nucleotide disphospho-sugar-binding domain-containing protein: MNNKRILFATMPMDGHLNPLTGLAVHLQQVGYDVRWYTGPTYAYKIKKLGVPYYPFRKATEINQLNLDIALPERQKIKGTIARLRFDINNVFLHRAPEFVEDLLGIYDEFPFDLLVCDAVFTGAPFIKQLLGVPVVAVGVVPLSETSQDTPPSGMGLEPATNLLGKQWHRFLRYLTINHLLKPCTDLYNQLLVQHKLPTTSEFVFDAFIHSADVYLQSGVPGFEYPRRDISPNIQFAGPMLPHNNGPKHPFRYVAKSRLHKRVVLVTQGTVERDPEKILVPTLEAFKNDHETLVIATTGGSKTNELRERFPYENLIIDDFIDFNAVMPHTDVYVTNGGYGGVMLGLQNKLPVIVAGIHEGKNEIAARVGHFRLGINLKTETPKPNQIRNAVEQILHDDTYRQNVAKLAQEFRQYNPNELAEKAIAKLLTNREKAPELVA
- a CDS encoding c-type cytochrome, which encodes MKKVFKIVGIVLGCLVLAAAGFCAYVAVTGLPTYDPPATPKITVARTPARIQRGEAIAQMLCIKCHADKENRLTGNEMTDLPAFFGKIYTVNITQDKEAGIGNWTDGELIYYLRTGVRPDGSFAPVMPKFPIMADEDMESIVAWLRSDSFSVQPSRNETPPSEYSFVTKLLAHTVLGAVPYKQELRTIPDSTDEVAFGRYVANGLASCFACHSADFTKQDRATPELSAGFYGGGNEMKDEAGNIIYTANLTFDEQTGIARKYTKEQFIKAVKYCVRPDGSVLSYPMPPHTTLTDYEAGSIYEYLKTIPKINNDVAAKNKQARLASN
- a CDS encoding histidine kinase encodes the protein MTYETWVLVFLGMLTAMLLYNAVQWLWYQERVYALYTLYMLVWLAYFLLRNPSRTLELPTNDWYFLRTVGPMVAYFIYFDFTTSFLDLHRRAPALVGIFRYTQIGLLAYVLVEIIFCFATDLWAKPVHEIVHTIVRVALALISVYTVVRVYNHRNAVDRLFITGSSLLILGGLASMLLSIFWLDLSAPDPAMFWQAPLTYLHIGIFLELLCFSLGLAYRHRQESIRKAVVEKNLEKEREQRLREQAEAELAVQQLKQEMTEVQMRALQVQISPHFLFNSLNTLSSLITDDPDRAERFVDEMSNVYRYLLQANDRELTTLATEMRFVQSYYHLLKTRYGHGIVLTVDIADTYQTYQLPPLTLQLLIENAVKHNVVSSDRPLTIHIAIDGPKSLCIRNNIQRKIGVQHTSTQKGLLNIMEKYRLLNQPPIQITETDEYFEVILQLIDPA
- a CDS encoding GntR family transcriptional regulator, which produces MDFRDKQAIYSQIADYVCEKILLRQWPPGERIPSVRDLGVELEVNPNTVVRAYDFLQQKSIIFNKRGLGYFAADDAPDRITAYRREQFLEAELPVFFRTLYLLNIDLKEIEQRYDEFVKAEFN
- a CDS encoding ABC transporter ATP-binding protein, whose protein sequence is MIHLTNVTFGYNRRQPLFQNLNISLQPGTIYGLLGKNGAGKSSLLRLMGGLLYPTSGQLTVAGFEPRKRLPAFLQELYFIPEEIYLPAISIQRYIDTLGPFYPNFDEAQFRQYLTDFDIPQHQKLTAMSYGQKKKVIISFGLATNTRILIMDEPTNGLDIPSKKQFRKVVSSVVDTDRLLLISTHQVRDLDNLIDAVIILDDSEVLLNHSLADIGHRLLFNTVSAVTEPVLYAEPSLRGHAVVMENRMQEDSKVDLERLFNTTISNRERIKVLFH
- a CDS encoding methyltransferase domain-containing protein: MTNQAATERANMPAAHNPVIERRTVDNANRNLLKYLQPGLSVLDVGCGTGAITRSIAEKVGPAGRVVGIDPNPALIEQATRNHIALPGLSFRPGDVYTFDTDEQFDLVTCARTLQWLADPTAALANMKRLVKPGGCLAILDFNHEKISWQPEPPASMKTFYAAFLQWRTDAGFDNAIADHLEALMRTVGFSDIRVEPQFEVTQRSEPSFAVDSRLWAVVAELRGPQLVQAGYITEALRLQAIADYDNWIATTGESMTVYMLAVEATQPEIL